The Natrinema versiforme genome segment GTTCGAGCGCACTCGCCAGCCGGCGGACTTCGCCCAGCCCGTGTGCGAGATTCCGTTCCGCTTTCGACCGCCAGCGCCCACGGGTCTGCTCACGGCGCATCCGCGCGAGTCGCCGTCGCTTCTTCCCGGAGAGTTCGTTTCCCTTCGCGTCGGTGCCGCGACCGATTTCCGTCGACAGGCCGCGATCGTGGCGAGCCGCAGTAAGTGGGGCGCCTGTCCGCTCGCGCTCCTCGTCGTCGTACGCCCGCCACTCCGGCCCGTGATCGATGCGCTGTTCGTCGATGACCAGCCCACAGTCTTCGCAGATTGTTTCGACCGCGTTCGTGGTGACTCGGCCGTCACATTCGGGGCATTGGTTCGTGCTCGATTCTGTTCGGACGTCTTCGTCGAAGCCAGTTTCGTAGATGTCTCTGGTTGCCATCGTTCTCACCGTGATCGGGGAACTCGCCAGTACAGTGAGCCCCTCACCCATTGAGGGGGACAATAGACTCTATGCGGGACTGCAGCTCCTTCAGGGGGACCGATGCCGCCAAATCCTTATTAACTGTAAATGGGTACTACCCGGTACAAAGAATGCCTCTCTGCCCTGATTGTCGAGATGACGCGATGAAAGGCCTGATCCAGAACGCAGAACAGGTGTGTGACGAGTGCGGGGAGACGTTCTAAAACGATGCCGTTGTGCCCTGACTGTAAAGACGGAGCACTGACCTACAGCGCCCAGCTTGCGGACGGAGAAGAGAAAGACGACCGAACGTGCGACGACTGCGGAGAATCCTTCTAACAACAAAACCATGCCTGTATGCCCCCGATGCAAGGACGAGTCCAGCTTCAATACCATCTCGAAAGGCGACGGCGACCGGACCTGTGACGAGTGCGGCAGAAAGTTTTGAATGACAAACGACGAGGGTAGCGACGAACAGCAAGACGGCAACAGCGATGGGGACCGTAATAGCGATGACGTAGATCTTTCTCAGCTGGCCCTCGAAGAAATCCGGCTTCGATACCAGGAAGAAGCAGAACGGCGAACCTCTGTCGAATCCAAAATCGGTACCGTACTGACAGTCGACGCAATCATCGTCTCTGTAGTCAGCATCTTTTCCCACCTGAACATTATGCACTACGCGGCGATGGCCGTCGCACTGATTTCAGTCTTCAATGGCATTACTGCTCTCTGGGTCCGAGACTACCACAGTCCGGGCCTCAATATCGAAGACTATCTGCAGTACATCGATGATCCGCCGGAACCAGTTCGTCGGGAACTTGTTAAATCGTATCTCACCGTGATTACGGGGAACGAGGAAACTGATGGCCCAGATATGTTCTTCAAAGGGAACCGGACCAGAAACGACGAGAAAATGGCGAAACTGGATCAGTGCTTGAAATTGACTGCTGTCTCCTTGACGTTGATTCTATTACATCCTATTCCGAGACTAATACAGAGTACTGGGTTATTGGAGTACCTACTTTGAGGGTAGTCAGTGACCTTAGTACCATCATTAAACAACCCTTGCCTCTGATTCTGTTGGTTTCGAGCAAACAGTTGGCGAGGATTTTCAGTCCAAACGTTGATGCCCACCGATTCTGAAATCTTTGACAACGTGACTCAGCTATGGTCGGTGCAACAATCAACTCGGTATTCGTAAAAACCGCCCCTTCAGAACTCGAAGACGACGACAACTTAGGGTACGAACTGCAGAAAACCAAAGACGATTACGACAGTCCAGTCATTATCCAGGAAGCCGATATGCGGAACGCACGAGGAAGAAGGTATACTCTGGTGAGCGGCGCACATGTCTTCCCAGAAGATGTCCAAGCCACGATGAAACCGTATTTTGAAAGAGCAAATTTCTCTCATCATCTCAATCCAGGCACCACCGACACCGTCGAAGAACAAGAGGTGCGAGTCATGGTCGAAACGGCGGATGGGGAAAATTACCATATTCAGAAGCTCGATGAAGGACGATACTACGTATCACACGACAATAAACCAGTCAAACCACCAGAGGCCGTCAACAAAAAGGCAGAGAACGTTTTCCCAGACTACGAACCAATGCTCTGATGACTAATCTTGGTATCACTCTCTGAGTTCTCTTACGAGGGTCAAATGGTACCACTCCGGTCGCCAGCTCAATCGTTGGATCTCCGGGGGACATGTGATTCGTTGTCGAGGTCGTGGCTGCGCGCGCAGCGACGTTAGGAGCGAGCACGGAGCGGAGGGTGGGGCGGCGGGGTTAGGGTTGGTCCGGCACACAGCAAAAAAGAACGGCGTCGCGCTCGCCTACTCTTCCCACCACCGACCGCGCTCTGGGAATTCGATCCTGCTCCAGCCCGTAATGGCGATGCTGCACCGCCCCTGGTACCAGTTCTTCTTGACGGCCCGGAACCGGACCGTCTCACCTTCGCTCACGACCGTCTGCCCGGATTTCTCCCAGCAGGTGAACTTGATTTTCCCGCTATCATCCGCTATCAGCCCAACTTGCTGAATCGCGCTACTACTGGGAGACCAGAGTTCGATTATCTCGCCTTCGACCGTCACCTCGCCGACCGGGACGTCCGGCACGTCCGCGATGGGCACGATTGCCCCCGGCGCCGCCTTCAGTTCTTCGAGGGTTTCCAGCACCGCCTTCGTGACGTCCCGCCCGCGCTGCACCTTCTCGGCCAGCTGCTTCGCGACGACCGCTCTCGACCAGCCGCCCTTCACTTCGTCGCTGATCCGCATCGCTTGCTTGTTGACCTCCGCGAGTTCCTCTTGCGTCAGCCTCTCTCGGGGATCCGTGCGCTCCGTCGGCGCCGGCTCGTCACGACCACACTGCTCGCTGACGGCCTCTCGCGTGCGCTGCTCGCGACCCTCCTGCGTTCCCAGCTCGGCCTGGGCACTGATGCGCTCCAATTCGGCTTCCCGCGCTCGAATGCGCTCCTCCTGTTCGAGGGTGACACCGTGAATCCGATCCTCGCTCGTGTCCGCGATCCCCTCCGGGTGGTTCGCATCCACCTTTGCCTGCGTCTCCTGCTCGACCGCCGCCTCGAACTCCGGCGTCTCGTCGACGACCGGGAAGCCGTCCTCATCGACTGCCTGACCGCCCGCTTTCTCGAATGCCTGTTCATCGACCGTAACGACCTTTCCGCTAGCGTTGTTACTTGACATTGGAGTTCACCAACTCCGAAGGCGCTCACGCGCCGACTCCGCGATGCTCCTACATCGCGGTTTTCCGACGACAACGACCGACAGAACCATCTGCGCGCTCTCGCTCGCGCCTTCGCGAGCGCCCTACCGGGCGCGAGCGAGAGCGCGCCTGCATGAGGTGGCCCCAACCAGCACCGCGCGCCGACCCGCCCGGAGCGAGCGGCCAGCGGAGTAAGCGTGGGGGGTGAGCAGCCACGCCGCGCAACCCCTCGCGCTTACCCGCTGGCGTCGAGACCAGATTCATTTTAGCCCGGAACGGGCGCGGGCAGTGCGGAGAGCGCCCGCACGCCCGGAATGGTCGGTCGCGAGCGACGCGGAGGGCGGCAGCGGCGAGCGGGGCGGGCCGATACGTACACACCTGTCCAGCCGGCTATGTCGCTCGGTGAGCCAATCACCGCCCTGGCGGACTCAGAAAGGGCGAGGCCGCCTCGGCCGTCCCCCGACCCCGCAAGCACCGCAGGGACGAGGCGCGCAGCGGCGGTCGCGGGACGTCGAGCGGCCGAGGGCTTTCGGGTGCCATTCCCGATGTCGACCGCGATTTAGCTACTGACCCGTAGAATTCGAGTCTTCGTCGTCGATCAGGACGTCGACGCTCTCTGGTGTCACCGCAAGGCGGATTCCTTCCACCGTGAACTGTACTTCCACGTTCCCACTCGACGAGTTCAAGATCTGCTCGAGTGCTTCGACGTCGACAGCGTCGTACAGCTGGTACTCGTCCCGATCCAACCCACACGCTTCGAGCGTCTCGATAATCTCGACGACGAGGTTCGGCGATGCCCCGGGTCCCGTCCTTGAAGAGCAATTCATCTCAACGTTCGACGCTTAGGACGGCCGGCATTTAAAGACCAATGAGTCAATTGTAGTTGCTTGAAGATTTTCTGGTTGACTTAGCGCGTTCGGGATAGCGTCGGCGCAACCACAAGCGATTATGCGCTTTGACGCCGACTGGATGTCTCGCGCTGATGACCGCATTCTAGAGCATCTCTCCGAAGCCGGCCCCGATACCCCAAAGGAAATGGCGGACAGTGACCGGGTTCGCTTCTCCCGCCAACACATCAATGCCCGCTGCAAAACGCTGGTCGAATACGGCCTCCTCGTCCACCTCGGCAACGGCGTCTACGACATCACGCGATCGGGAGAGCAGTATCTCGCCGGCGACCTCGACGCTCGTGACCTCGATCCTGAATAGCGTCAGCTGTCGCCGGCGACTAGGTCCTCGATGAACCGGAACCCGTTCACGAACGTCATCGAGTCACCGTACCCCTCACTCGCGAGCACGGTTTCGGCTCCCTCGCCGGCCGCGATATCGGTCGTGTAGATGTACACATCGGTCGCCGTTCCCGCGCTGAGGTGTTGGGCAGCTAGGGCAGCAAGGGCGGCGTCCGCACGCTCGACCTCGTCGGCGGGTCGGTCGTCGGCGTTCGCGATGTACCGCTGGACGCCGTCCATCACCCGCGAGACGACCGGCTTGGAGAACTCGAGCGGCGCCGCAACCGTCGCCCAGCCCTCGTCGATAGCAGCGTCGATAGGTGGCGCCTCGACGTCGGGGTCGTCGACGGTTAGCTCCTCGTACACCCGTTCGGGCAGGACGAAGGTGACGTTGTTCCGGCGAGCGAAGCGCCGCACTGCCTGGTAGCGACTGTTCGACGGCTGTCCCATCGCGACGAACAGGCCGGTGTCAGCGATGTGGAGCCGGCTCACGCGTCGTCAGCCGCGTCGCCGTCGATGGCCAACTCCTCGAGCCCTGCCCCGGCCTCCTCTATCTCGTAATGTTCGTGGACGACGGGCCGGAGCGCCTGCAAGATCATCTCCGCCGCCAGCGGCGAGATGTCCAGATCCTCCGCCATCAGCCGGTGGGTCACCTCACCGCGTTCGCGGGCGACAGCGTAGGTGAGCGCGGTCGCGAGGCCGGCGACGCCATGTCGGTCGATGTAGGTGTCGATGTCGGCGTCCGTCTCGCGGCGGCCGACGGCGTCGATGAGCGCCGGCGTGATCGTGTACTCGCGGTCGCCCGCGGCGGTCGTCACGGTCAGGTCGATCTCACGGGCGGCGTACCGGCGGGGCTGCTCGTCGTCGGTGACGTCGACGACGCCGGCGTCGACGAGCCGGTTGACGTAGCTGTAGGCCGTCCCTTGGGCGAGTTCGAGGTCGTCCATCACGTCCTGGACGGTCGCCTCGCCCTCCCGGGCGAGATACGCGTACAACTGGGCCAGCTGTGGCTCCTTGAGGAGGTCAGCGACCGAGAGGAAGTCCTGGACGATGTCGCCGTCCGCGCGGTTTGAGGTGCGTGACACGGTTCGTTCTTGATTACAGTTTACAGTGAACCAGTAATGAGTGTTGGGGTCACTCCACCGGCGCCGTATCGAGGTGGTCCTCAAGGTTGCGCGTCCAGTAGGCGGCTAGGCCACTGGGGTTACAGCGAGCGCAGAGTTGGAGCGTCCCCTTGAGATGCCCGAGTTCAACACAGAACCGCGTCAGTTCCGCAAGCGTGTCGACGACGAGACCGCAGCCGTCACAGGTGACGTAATCGCGCTCGTCGGGATCCGGCCGCGTCTGGGTGGCGCAGTCGACACAGATCGGGTGGGTGACCCGCTCATCCTGGCCCCAGGTGTGCGCCTCGCCAGTCTCGGCGCCGGACGGAGCATCACAGAAGGCACAGTCGACGAGGGTTTGCTGCGTCACTCGGCCTCCGCGTCGGCGTCACGGGCAGCCGTCCAGCCACGATGGCAGACAGCCAGTTGAGTGATCGAGTCGAAGGCGGTACCGCTCGGTTCGTGGACGAGGACTCGGCCCTCAGGAATGGGTGTGACGACATCCGTGCCAACGATATCACTGACCGGCTTTGTTGAAACCCTCTCGCCGTCTTGCGGTTTGCTGAGAAGCCAGTTTCGCATCGAATCCGTGTAATCCGGTGGGAAGAGTCGCTCTTCTCAATGTCAACGCTGAAGGGTTTCAACAGAGCCCACTGACCAGATTGCGGGCCGTCGCGTCGTCGATGTCCGCCGTCACAACGCTGACGGCATCATGATCTTGGGTGAGAAGCGCTTTCTTAAACTGTTCGTAGTCGGCACTTGTGTCATTGCGAGGATTTGAATCAGGCATAGTGAATCGCGCTAGGCGCCTGAGAGCGCGCCTCGCGCCTCATGGCGCCGACAGACTCATCGTCAGTAGCTGGTGGGATAGTGAAGCAGGCCCCCAAGCTTCGGGAGTGTTAACCAACAATTTGAGGTCACTCCCGGGACCGTTGGTTAAGGAAAGTTCCCGACTGTAGAACTGCAGAAGAGAGCACAAATCCGGGGAAAGACGAGATCTGCCTCTGGTGAGCGGCTACCTAGGGACGGTGACTTGTCCCTCTTGCGGTGCTCAGAATCGCTCGAGAAGTTGTTCGTCGATCTCTCTCAGTGCCTATTCGGTCTTAATGGCTCTATTGAAATATTCAGATAGTGACATATTCACAACCCCCGCGTTCAGTACAGATAGACTACTGAACGTCTCTTGGATGGAGATATGAGCCTTCCTTAGCAAGAATCCACGTCGTCTGTAGCTCGTCGTCGGTTGCAGTCTCTGGAAATAGTATGCATTCGTCAGATTCTCGTGAGTTTTCGATTACAACCTGATTGAGTTCAGAGTGACTTGAAATATGGTTTGGAGTATCTTTCATGGGCAATTCAGACATATACGTCGTCCGACACCCGCCCTATAGAAAAATGTTACACCTGATCAATTGATTATAGACGTTAAAAGCAACAATAGTAGGTACCCTTGATAGTCGATACGCACTCTTCAGCAATCAGCTGTTTCAGACCGTGTTGTGTGTGTGAAGAAGGGGATTTCAACAGATCCAACCGAGCGTTAGCCATTGAGACTGGTAAAGAGTAGAAGGCATAGCCGCACTGCGTGAGTAGATGCCGTCGGAATTTCGTGGTATATCCTCGCTCGCCGGGTTGTTTGAAATCGGGTGGGCGATCGGTCTCGAATACTCTGACGGACTCTCGAAGCCAGTACCCACGGTCGGAACCGTTATCGACCTTGTCATCAGTATGGTACTGTTGGCACAGGCGGTCAAAGACCTCCCCGTGGGTACAGCGTACGCTGTCTGGACTGGGATCGGAGCGGTTGGAACAGCTTCGCTTGGAATTGTCCTGTTCGATGAACCAGCACTCGTTCGGATCGCGTGTATCGGTGTGATCGTCGTTGGAATCGTTCGGCTCCACCTTGCATCTGGTGGATACGGATTTCATGTTGTTGAACCGCAGGCACTTCGAACTGGTGGCTGTTCAATTCACGTGACAGGATGAGAATTTCTTCGTTACCGCCAAGCGCTTATAGGCACACAGTGATAGTCGGAACCAATGGGATCCCCTGGACCAGCATCCGACATTACGATCGACGAGATCAGGGGGTTCTTCAGCCGAACCGGCCAACCATCTACCCCGTTTTTCACTGAAGAGGTCGCCGACGCGCTGGAGTGCCCTCGCCAGACTGCCCGTCGCCATTTGGAGGAACTCGCGGAACGAGACGAGATACGAACCAAGGGAGGGACCGACTCAACACGGGTCTGGTGGAACCCCGAACAGCGTCGATCGGGTGGCCAGCAGGCAGATGAGGAACAGTTTCGTGCTTTCGTTAGTGCTGTGGAGGATTACGCGATCTTCATGCTTGATCCCGAGGGCACGGTCGCCTCCTGGAACGAGGGGGCCGAGCGGATCAAAGGGTATTCAGAAGACGAGATCATCGGCAAGCACTTCTCAACGTTTTACACTGACGACGACGTCGCTGACGGTGCCCCCGAGCGGAACCTCGAAGTCGCTGCGGCCGAGGGTCGCGTTGAAGACGAGGGATGGCGAGTTCGCAAGGACGGATCGAACTTCTGGGCGAATGTGACGATCACCGCCATCCGGGACGACGACGGGACGCTCCAAGGGTTCACGAAGGTCACTCGGGATATGACCGAGCGTCGTGAGTACGAACAACAACTGAAAGAACAGGCGGAACGCCTTGAACGGCAGCGCGACGACCTCGAAGCGGAACTGGACGATATCTTCGAGCGAATTGACGACGCGTTCTACGCCCTCGACGAAGACCTCAAGTTCGAGTACGTAAACGAGCGCACCGAGGAGTATCTCGGTAGATCGGCCGGTGAGCTTCTCGGGCGGAAACCGTGGGAGGCACTCGACGTCGATCGATCGGACTCGATCTTCGAACGGTTCGAAACGGCGCTAGCTACGCAA includes the following:
- a CDS encoding DNA-binding protein; the protein is MSSNNASGKVVTVDEQAFEKAGGQAVDEDGFPVVDETPEFEAAVEQETQAKVDANHPEGIADTSEDRIHGVTLEQEERIRAREAELERISAQAELGTQEGREQRTREAVSEQCGRDEPAPTERTDPRERLTQEELAEVNKQAMRISDEVKGGWSRAVVAKQLAEKVQRGRDVTKAVLETLEELKAAPGAIVPIADVPDVPVGEVTVEGEIIELWSPSSSAIQQVGLIADDSGKIKFTCWEKSGQTVVSEGETVRFRAVKKNWYQGRCSIAITGWSRIEFPERGRWWEE
- a CDS encoding HalOD1 output domain-containing protein, whose amino-acid sequence is MNCSSRTGPGASPNLVVEIIETLEACGLDRDEYQLYDAVDVEALEQILNSSSGNVEVQFTVEGIRLAVTPESVDVLIDDEDSNSTGQ
- a CDS encoding helix-turn-helix domain-containing protein, whose translation is MRFDADWMSRADDRILEHLSEAGPDTPKEMADSDRVRFSRQHINARCKTLVEYGLLVHLGNGVYDITRSGEQYLAGDLDARDLDPE
- a CDS encoding helix-turn-helix domain-containing protein, producing the protein MSRTSNRADGDIVQDFLSVADLLKEPQLAQLYAYLAREGEATVQDVMDDLELAQGTAYSYVNRLVDAGVVDVTDDEQPRRYAAREIDLTVTTAAGDREYTITPALIDAVGRRETDADIDTYIDRHGVAGLATALTYAVARERGEVTHRLMAEDLDISPLAAEMILQALRPVVHEHYEIEEAGAGLEELAIDGDAADDA